One window of Drosophila busckii strain San Diego stock center, stock number 13000-0081.31 chromosome 3L, ASM1175060v1, whole genome shotgun sequence genomic DNA carries:
- the LOC108600593 gene encoding uncharacterized protein LOC108600593, translating to MASTNVKIIESKLDLFQAPQNYALAHAVESSFSALRGTLAWQFGLIFGDVDELRRRRVTSGNCVVLEHNSRFVYYLVTKSNLYAASTYDDVQAALICMREHMRNHEITKVAMSRICCGNDGLDWKQVKRIMQQIFSHSEYPIEILVCEHDDISDELKTPKCQITEAKGNLFSAPENFALVHSVSADFAMCAGINLQFRCKFGQVDELKKQQKHTGNVAVLEQGGRFIYNLVTKERSHEKCTYTALYYALLAMRGHMREHNVTKLAIPRLGCGIDRLDWLRVRSLLELVFVSDPVDIIAFFYEPPSMVQDTIKVMCPTCHHMKLMQLPRSVSSSRQSLYREKTPF from the exons ATGGCCAGCACGAATGTCAAAATCATCGAGTCGAAACTGGATCTGTTCCAGGCCCCACAGAACTATGCATTGGCACACGCCGTTGAATCATCATTCAGCGCATTGCGCGGCACCCTCGCCTGGCAGTTCGGCCTCATCTTTGGCGATGTGGATGAGCTGCGTCGACGGCGCGTCACCAGCGGCAATTGCGTCGTGCTGGAGCACAATTCGCGTTTCGTTTACTATCTGGTCACCAAATCGAATCTCTATGCGGCCAGCACATACGATGATGTTCAAGCGGCACTAATTTGCATGAGAGAACATATG cGCAATCATGAAATCACCAAAGTGGCCATGTCACGCATTTGTTGCGGCAACGATGGCCTTGATTGGAAGCAAGTCAAGCGCATTATGCAGCAAATCTTTTCGCACAGCGAATATCCCATCGAGATACTCGTGTGTGAACATGACGACATCTCAGACGAG CTTAAGACGCCCAAGTGTCAGATTACGGAGGCCAAGGGCAATTTGTTTAGTGCGCCGGAGAACTTTGCGCTGGTGCATTCCGTCAGTGCTGACTTTGCCATGTGCGCTGGCATCAATTTGCAGTTTCGCTGCAAGTTTGGCCAGGTGGATGAGctaaagaagcagcagaagcacACAGGCAATGTAGCAGTGCTGGAGCAGGGCGGTCGCTTTATATACAATCTGGTGACCAAGGAGCGTTCACATGAGAAGTGCACATATACAGCGCTCTATTATGCGCTGCTAGCGATGCGTGGACACATG CGTGAACATAATGTTACCAAGTTGGCCATACCACGCTTGGGCTGTGGCATTGATCGCTTGGATTGGCTGCGTGTGCGCAGTTTGCTCGAGTTGGTGTTTGTCAGCGATCCTGTGGATATTATAGCCTTTTTCTATGAACCGCCCAGCATGGTGCAGGATACGATTAAGGTCATGTGCCCCACCTGCCACCACATGAAGTTGATGCAACTGCCACGCAGTGTCAGCTCATCGAGACAGTCGCTCTATCGCGAGAAGACGCCCTTCTGA
- the LOC108600328 gene encoding ADP-ribose glycohydrolase OARD1 — protein sequence MFIARRQATQQIQKLRHAFRRAFVVGMASHFKLNEVSGDLFTAPPTHSLAHCVGADLAMGAGIAVKFKEVYGKLDELNAQNPKTGSVAVLQDDQRYIYYLVTKEESWEKPTYESLEASLKKMRTHMLEHDVNKLAIPRIGCGIDGLEWERVTAILDNVFGKEQMEIVVYSFVPGGH from the exons AACTACGTCACGCTTTTCGTCGCGCTTTTGTTGTGGGCATGGCATCacattttaaactaaatgaaGTCTCGGGTGATCTGTTCACAGCGCCACCAACTCACTCGCTGGCGCATTGTGTGGGTGCCGATCTGGCCATGGGCGCCGGCATAGCTGTAAAATTCAAGGAGGTCTATGGCAAACTTGACGAGCTAAATGCTCAGAATCCTAAGACTGGCAGTGTGGCTGTACTGCAGGACGATCAACGCTATATATACTATCTGGTAACCAAAGAAGAAAGCTGGGAGAAGCCCACCTACGAATCGCTGGAGGCATCTTTGAAAAAAATGCGCACGCACATg ctggaGCATGATGTTAACAAGCTGGCTATACCACGCATTGGATGTGGCATTGATGGTCTGGAGTGGGAGAGAGTGACTGCCATACTGGATAACGTTTTTGGCAAGGAGCAAATGGAAATTGTCGTCTACAGCTTTGTGCCGGGCGGACATTAA
- the LOC108600329 gene encoding ADP-ribose glycohydrolase OARD1, whose amino-acid sequence MSGFSFNEVNGDLFSVSAEYSMCHCVAADLRMGKGIAVKFRNKFGQVGVLQQQNVQPGGVGVIKHQQRFIYNLITKQSSWGKPTYALLHSSLLAMREHMLKNNVHKLAMPRIGCGLDGLNWTKVKDMLAEIFQAVNCELLVYNYVPAKA is encoded by the exons aTGTCAGGCTTCAGTTTCAACGAAGTCAATGGCGACTTGTTTTCTGTAAGTGCCGAATATTCAATGTGCCACTGTGTTGCAGCCGATTTGCGCATGGGCAAAGGAATTGCGGTTAAATTTCG gAATAAATTTGGACAAGTGGGAGTGttacaacagcaaaatgtCCAGCCCGGCGGCGTTGGTGTAATCAAGCACCAGCAGCgctttatttacaatttgataacaaaacaaagcagctgGGGAAAGCCCACCTATGCGCTACTCCACAGTTCCTTATTGGCCATGCGTGAACATATG ctaaaaaataatgtgcataaattagcaATGCCGCGCATTGGCTGCGGCTTGGATGGACTCAATTGGACCAAAGTAAAAGACATGTTGGCAGAGATCTTTCAAGCAGTTAACTGCGAGCTGCTAGTCTATAATTATGTCCCAGctaaagcataa
- the LOC108600325 gene encoding E3 ubiquitin-protein ligase parkin isoform X1 translates to MASVLSSCVLQCWSVLRKMLELLQIGGKLTHTLSIYVKTNTGRTLSVNLEPQWDIKNVKELVAPQLGLQPEEVKIIFAGKELSDATTIEQCDLGQQSVLHAIRLRPPLQPASTLLEEEPPAEEPSKPMNETLLDLQLENAERLNISDEERVRAKAHFFVHCGQCSKLCNGKLRVRCALCKGGAFTVHRDPECWDDVLKPRRIRGHCESLEIACVDNEAGDLPFVEFYFKCAEHVSGGEKDFAAPLNLIKNNIKDVPCLACTDVSETVLVFPCASQHVTCLDCFRDYCRSRLSERQFMPHPDFGYTLPCPAGCEHSFIEEIHHFKLLSREEYERYQRFATEEYVLQAGGVLCPQPGCGMGLLVEPDCRKVTCQNGCGYVFCRSCLQGYHIGECLPEGAGEGAPNSCEYTVDPSRAAEARWDEASNVTIKVSTKPCPKCRTPTERDGGCMHMVCTRAGCGFEWCWVCQTEWTRDCMGAHWFG, encoded by the exons ATGGCAAGTGTGTTGAGCAGCTGTGTTTTGCAGTGTTGGTCAGTGC TGCGCAAAAtgttggagctgctgcaaatCGGTGGTAAATTAACGCACACGCTCAGCATTTatgtaaaaacaaacacagGCCGCACACTGTCTGTTAATTTGGAGCCACAGTGGGATATAAAAAACGTTAAGGAACTGGTTGCGCCACAGCTAGGCCTGCAGCCGGAAGAAGTAAAGATAATATTTGCAGGCAAAGAGTTAAGCGATGCCACAACCATTGAA CAATGTGATCTGGGGCAGCAGAGTGTGCTGCATGCCATACGCCTTAGACCGCCgttgcagccagccagcacgCTGCTGGAGGAGGAGCCGCCTGCTGAGGAACCTTCCAAGCCGATGAATGAAACGCTGCTTGATCTACAGCTAGAAAACGCAGAGCGTCTCAACATCAGCGATGAGG AGCGTGTACGCGCCAAGGCACACTTCTTTGTCCACTGTGGCCAGTGCAGTAAGCTCTGCAATGGCAAATTGCGTGTAAGATGTGCTCTGTGCAAAGGCGGTGCCTTTACTGTGCATCGTGATCCTGAATGCTGGGATGATGTGCTGAAGCCGCGACGCATACGCGGTCATTGCGAGAGTCTAGAGATTGCCTGCGTGGACAATGAAGCTGGTGATTTACCCTTTGTAGAGTTTTATTTCAAGTGTGCGGAGCACGTTTCGGGCGGCGAAAAGGATTTTGCAGCGCCCTTGAACTTGATTAAGAATAACATTAAGGATGTGCCTTGCCTGGCCTGCACAGATGTCAG TGAAACTGTGCTTGTTTTCCCATGCGCCTCGCAGCACGTCACATGCCTGGATTGCTTTAGAGATTATTGCCGCTCACGTCTTAGCGAACGCCAGTTTATGCCGCATCCAGACTTTGGCTATACACTGCCCTGTCCTGCGGGCTGTGAACATTCTTTTATTGAGGAAATACATCACTTCAAGCTGCTGTCACGTGAGGAATACGAACGTTATCAACGTTTCGCTACAGAGGAGTATGTGCTGCAGGCAGGCGGCGTGTTGTGTCCTCAGCCAGGCTGTGGCATGGGTCTGCTTGTGGAACCAGATTGTCGTAAGGTAACCTGTCAGAATGGCTGTGGTTATGTATTTTGTCGCAGTTGCCTACAAGGCTATCACATTGGCGAATGTCTGCCCGAGGGTGCTGGCGAGGGTGCTCCAAACTCGTGTGAATACACGGTCGATCCAAGC CGCGCGGCGGAGGCACGCTGGGACGAGGCCAGCAATGTAACCATCAAAGTTAGCACCAAGCCCTGTCCCAAATGCCGCACGCCCACTGAGCGAGATG GTGGCTGCATGCACATGGTTTGCACACGCGCTGGCTGTGGCTTCGAGTGGTGTTGGGTCTGTCAGACGGAGTGGACGCGTGACTGCATGGGTGCTCATTGGTTTGGCTGA
- the LOC108600325 gene encoding E3 ubiquitin-protein ligase parkin isoform X2, which produces MSFIFKFFATIVRKMLELLQIGGKLTHTLSIYVKTNTGRTLSVNLEPQWDIKNVKELVAPQLGLQPEEVKIIFAGKELSDATTIEQCDLGQQSVLHAIRLRPPLQPASTLLEEEPPAEEPSKPMNETLLDLQLENAERLNISDEERVRAKAHFFVHCGQCSKLCNGKLRVRCALCKGGAFTVHRDPECWDDVLKPRRIRGHCESLEIACVDNEAGDLPFVEFYFKCAEHVSGGEKDFAAPLNLIKNNIKDVPCLACTDVSETVLVFPCASQHVTCLDCFRDYCRSRLSERQFMPHPDFGYTLPCPAGCEHSFIEEIHHFKLLSREEYERYQRFATEEYVLQAGGVLCPQPGCGMGLLVEPDCRKVTCQNGCGYVFCRSCLQGYHIGECLPEGAGEGAPNSCEYTVDPSRAAEARWDEASNVTIKVSTKPCPKCRTPTERDGGCMHMVCTRAGCGFEWCWVCQTEWTRDCMGAHWFG; this is translated from the exons atgagttttatttttaaatttttcgctACTATTGTGCGCAAAAtgttggagctgctgcaaatCGGTGGTAAATTAACGCACACGCTCAGCATTTatgtaaaaacaaacacagGCCGCACACTGTCTGTTAATTTGGAGCCACAGTGGGATATAAAAAACGTTAAGGAACTGGTTGCGCCACAGCTAGGCCTGCAGCCGGAAGAAGTAAAGATAATATTTGCAGGCAAAGAGTTAAGCGATGCCACAACCATTGAA CAATGTGATCTGGGGCAGCAGAGTGTGCTGCATGCCATACGCCTTAGACCGCCgttgcagccagccagcacgCTGCTGGAGGAGGAGCCGCCTGCTGAGGAACCTTCCAAGCCGATGAATGAAACGCTGCTTGATCTACAGCTAGAAAACGCAGAGCGTCTCAACATCAGCGATGAGG AGCGTGTACGCGCCAAGGCACACTTCTTTGTCCACTGTGGCCAGTGCAGTAAGCTCTGCAATGGCAAATTGCGTGTAAGATGTGCTCTGTGCAAAGGCGGTGCCTTTACTGTGCATCGTGATCCTGAATGCTGGGATGATGTGCTGAAGCCGCGACGCATACGCGGTCATTGCGAGAGTCTAGAGATTGCCTGCGTGGACAATGAAGCTGGTGATTTACCCTTTGTAGAGTTTTATTTCAAGTGTGCGGAGCACGTTTCGGGCGGCGAAAAGGATTTTGCAGCGCCCTTGAACTTGATTAAGAATAACATTAAGGATGTGCCTTGCCTGGCCTGCACAGATGTCAG TGAAACTGTGCTTGTTTTCCCATGCGCCTCGCAGCACGTCACATGCCTGGATTGCTTTAGAGATTATTGCCGCTCACGTCTTAGCGAACGCCAGTTTATGCCGCATCCAGACTTTGGCTATACACTGCCCTGTCCTGCGGGCTGTGAACATTCTTTTATTGAGGAAATACATCACTTCAAGCTGCTGTCACGTGAGGAATACGAACGTTATCAACGTTTCGCTACAGAGGAGTATGTGCTGCAGGCAGGCGGCGTGTTGTGTCCTCAGCCAGGCTGTGGCATGGGTCTGCTTGTGGAACCAGATTGTCGTAAGGTAACCTGTCAGAATGGCTGTGGTTATGTATTTTGTCGCAGTTGCCTACAAGGCTATCACATTGGCGAATGTCTGCCCGAGGGTGCTGGCGAGGGTGCTCCAAACTCGTGTGAATACACGGTCGATCCAAGC CGCGCGGCGGAGGCACGCTGGGACGAGGCCAGCAATGTAACCATCAAAGTTAGCACCAAGCCCTGTCCCAAATGCCGCACGCCCACTGAGCGAGATG GTGGCTGCATGCACATGGTTTGCACACGCGCTGGCTGTGGCTTCGAGTGGTGTTGGGTCTGTCAGACGGAGTGGACGCGTGACTGCATGGGTGCTCATTGGTTTGGCTGA
- the LOC108600978 gene encoding TPR-containing protein DDB_G0280363, translating into MSDRYSSYYEHLHPAQAQAAMSSYAAAGYRGGYASAYNPYGYGYAGATAGAGAYMPNYYRYAPYASPHYSQPTHHAHPHPHHHAGMFTPAGQQLIPSSVLHYPPRPPVPYAHTHNAYQQASNSYEPPAPAPYSAAAYGRSFGAYQSATPTHYAPTGRAATPAPNRTVLPPNYLESLRHEEPHSHTTPKLEEPANEADTEAGSPTQRLTTSPPMISATGTDSGISNCSTRARSDSSQSTPVYSGEYPVNMSVESASCVSYHCPTDGRDYEEEAQQQQQQQQQQQQQQQQQQTGAEEAKSTTIADQALDVNDDISATAATPTATSTSPATPTQPIVNDIDKTETAAAEAAASEEQQPEINLAQATTATPQDIHVAEQQQQQQQQQQEQQQHSLAATNQIKDDAAVESEQEQQQQQLTATIAASISHNWSPTPTSRRSRTPPAPQNSPVGYGLTPHSVPPALAPLLQQQQEQLQQQQQSTYTSSKRHASAKNRNNNNSSNNNSSSSSRNCNSSHNNNRIIECDLIPSKKSKRKTNKRPAGSEPIEAMESTVREQIRDIKPLPGFQQAFGSTEIGRFSERFLQTPESLVERQAEDYAGSYYDCNNMMPTPTPNLNVMPSVGHSYAAGAGGMQGYWPYEEQYYNQHMSRQRMRGQGYPYVPDYAAYERYGYAAYNASRSRYNEIRCNGY; encoded by the exons atGTCTGACCGCTATAGCAGCTACTACGAGCACCTGCATCCAGCGCAAGCCCAAGCTGCCATGTCGTCCTATGCAGCAGCCGGCTATCGCGGTGGCTACGCCAGCGCTTACAATCcgtatggctatggctatgctGGCGCCACAGCGGGCGCGGGCGCCTACATGCCCAACTATTACCGTTACGCGCCCTATGCCTCGCCTCATTACAGTCAGCCCACTCACCATGcgcatccgcatccgcatcATCATGCTGGCATGTTTACGCCTGCGGGTCAGCAGCTTATCCCTTCCAGTGTGCTGCACTATCCGCCACGCCCACCAGTGCCGTACGCTCACACGCACAATGCCTATCAGCAAGCCAGCAACAGTTATGAGCCGCCCGCGCCTGCGCCCTACAGCGCCGCTGCCTATGGCCGCAGCTTTGGCGCCTATCAGAGCGCCACGCCTACGCATTATGCGCCCACAGGACGAGCCGCTACGCCAGCGCCCAATCGCACAGTGCTGCCGCCAAATTATCTCGAGTCGCTGCGACATGAAGAG CCGCACTCACATACCACGCCCAAGCTGGAGGAGCCAGCCAATGAAGCCGATACAGAGGCGGGCTCGCCCACACAACGTTTAACCACTTCACCGCCCATGATTAGCGCCACCGGCACCGACAGCGGCATTAGCAATTGCAGCACACGTGCGCGCAGCGACAGCAGTCAAAGCACTCCCGTTTACAGCGGCGAATATCCTGTGAACATGTCCGTCGAGTCTGCCTCCTGTGTTTCCTATCACTGTCCCACCGATGGCAGAGACTACGAAGAGGaggcacagcaacaacagcagcagcaacaacaacaacaacaacaacagcagcagcaacaaacaggCGCCGAGGAAGCCaagtcaacaacaattgcagacCAGGCACTGGATGTGAACG ATGACATAAgcgcgacagcagcaacgccaacTGCGACGTCAACGTCGCCAGCAACACCTACGCAGCCCATTGTGAATGATATTGATAAGACGGAAACGGCAGCGGCTGAGGCAGCGGCAagcgaggagcagcagccggaAATCAATTTGGCGCAGGCGACAACAGCCACGCCACAGGACATTCATGTGgctgaacagcagcagcagcagcaacagcagcagcaagagcaacagcaacattcgCTAGCAGCTACTAATCAAATAAAGGACGATGCAGCAGTTGAATCAGAG caagaacagcagcagcaacaactgacagcaacaatagcagccaGCATATCGCACAACTGGAGTCCAACGCCCACGTCACGTCGTTCGCGCACACCGCCCGCTCCACAAAACTCACCCGTTGGCTATGGCCTCACGCCACACAGCGTGCCACCTGcgctggcgccgctgctgcagcagcagcaagaacagctgcaacagcaacagcaatcaacATATACAAGCAGCAAACGTCATGCGTCAGCCAAAAAtcgcaataacaacaacagcagcaacaacaacagcagcagcagcagcagaaactgcAATAGCagtcacaacaacaatcgcaTTATTGAATGCGATCTCATACCgagcaaaaagtcaaagcgTAAAACCAACAAAAGACCAGCTGGCTCAGAACCAATTGAGGCTATGGAGTCTACAGTACGCGAGCAGATAAGG GATATCAAACCATTGCCTGGCTTTCAGCAGGCCTTTGGCTCCACCGAAATTGGACGCTTCTCGGAGCGCTTCCTGCAAACGCCAGAGAGCCTTGTCGAGCGACAGGCCGAGGATTATGCAGGCAGCTATTACGACTGCAACAACATGATGCCCACTCCGACGCCCAATCTAAATGTCATGCCAAGTGTTGGTCATAGCtacgctgctggcgctggtggCATGCAGGGTTATTGGCCGTATGAGGAGCAATATTACAATCAGCACATGTCACGCCAACGTATGCGTGGCCAGGGCTATCCGTATGTGCCGGACTATGCGGCGTATGAGCGATATGGCTACGCAGCCTACAATGCAAGCAGATCGCGTTATAACGAAATACGCTGCAATGGCTATTAA